A stretch of DNA from Plasmodium brasilianum strain Bolivian I chromosome 3, whole genome shotgun sequence:
ACATTTTTTCAGCATTAattcgtacatatatatatatatatatatacatgcccCTACTGTGCcgttctttctttttttttttttttttgctcctCTTAAGAAATACAGGAgaatttaataatacatatgtcAATATgtgcttttttaaatataaaaaaaaacgcaaaaagaacgaaaaaaaaaaaaaaaaagcggcattaatttaaaatatataaatagtaaaAGACAAAACAATATgcacaaattaaaaaattacacgTGTGctaataaacaaattagaGTTAAAAACTTTTATCACAAATACAATGCTTATTAATGCaagagtatttttttttttttttttggatagaaattaaaaaaaaaaaaaaattcttttgtaaaattttgaaaattatatactttgCGCTTAAGAGAAGTGCATTAAAAATTTGATCTTCCCAATGAATggacattattatatatatatatatgcgccttatggactttttttttttttttttcttttttatttcattataaacaaattaattataattttttttacttcattttaaacaacaaatgaattatatattttttgaatttcattttaaacaacgaatgaattatattttttttgaatttcatttttatatatcattagaATAAATTCTTCATGCTTGTACAAATCGTTTTAACTTTTCTCCTACATATGAGAAGATAAAGTATCATTTAAGGTTCGCATGATTTACTTTGTTCATCTCTGGAGGAAATGATGTAAGATTAGTCTACTAACAGTGAAGTTAAACATATAGGactgtacatatatatatgtacgtacctATAACTGGCAAgcttcttcattttcatcaGCATACTAATATCCTATGGACAGAGGGTGGGGAAGATACATATAGTTCGCTTTCCTTCCAACACTAACATCACCTTCTGATCTTTTAAGGAGCAGTTTATATAACTACCCCCCACCATTTATACAGTCTAATGCACATTTTGTTTCTTATTCTCTTGGGACTTGAAAATACTCCTATTTACATTTTGATGCTTTACAAAATAAGTCAAAAATTTCATAGCatctttaaatttaatttttcctatttCTATATCAGAAAAATGAGAATCAATATTTCGCATATTTAAGTATACCATAATTGCAGCAATAAGAACTCTAAAATAGTCaataatatttaacataagatatataaaatttgaatatttgCTATCCATATATTTGTCTGCAAGCAGTAGTCTATACATATTGTCTGAAAAAAGGGATTCTACTAAATTACGCGGGTTCTGATCCTctatattattctttaaataaaatgaacgtAATCTTGTTCTCATATTATCTTCATGTAttttaagttatatatatatatcttctaATTTCTGTTCACCTTGTTGTTCATGACGTGTTGACTTTAGATGAATATTGAAAAGATTTAACGTTTTATTTAGTATATCTACATAGTAATCAAAAAATAGAGAATACGAAAACAAAGCAggttcattaaataatttttctttatttccataatcaaaaaacaattttaaatattcattcaAATCTTTGATATAATCTTTGATATCTCCATGAATctgttttaaatattcatttatctTCTTCCTTTCTGCAGTAGCATTATTATTAGTGcttttataattcttttcatttaaattatttactaaATTTGTAGccatataatttaaataaaaacagcATGATAGATCTAAACAAGTACACATAGAATCAAACTATTTGTAcgaagtataatatatatcattcaTACTTATGGGTTCTGTTtgcattatattttctactAAACCTTGTTTATctaattgtaaatataaaggTAGCGATTCAAAGCTTAGCTGTAATGCATCTTGcttttgtaatatttcatgtaaaaaaaataaaaatgtataaacaaTGCGATGATatgcataataatatttttcaatctTATTCTCATTTAATGGATTCATTTTGTTGTCAATCTCTATAAATTCTTCATAAGAAtgtgtaaaattattttcacatATATCCGATATACTTTTGGAAAGCTCTTTAAAGCACTTAAGATAATCtttcgttaattttttagaCATATTAACtatatcaattttttccttataaaataatgttgaTAATCCAAATAAATGAGAGGATACTTTATCATAGTCTGTTTTGTTATAATCCATGTTACTACTGTCAGAAATACTAGAAATACTAGCGCAACTACTTGCCTTAGATAATGTACCTTTcgattttaatatttcttttttctctttacaGTTACATGCACAAtgtttatcattatttttataatataccaAATTCTTACCACTTGTTATAGTACGAATATAATGTTTCTTATAACTCTTCTTATCATAGTCATGACTagttgtatttattatatggaacttttctttattattatctttttttttatttgtttttgtatATGCACGGGaattgttcatttttatttttgcgtCAGATTTTAATTTGTAGTCCTTTCCTCCTAAGgcattataaaattttataatacctaaacataaattacaatttttataatattcatcATTTGATGAATCCCTATTCTCTTGCTTCTTCTCAACTTTATTATCaaaccttatttttttttttatggtcATTTAGTGTACTCTTGGTCGATACACTGCAACCTGTTACTACGCCATTTCCTCCACTTTCACCTGCACTGTTCATACATTTCGCTTCTTCGCTGTTGAACAATTCGATTTTACTTTTGATTTCTTTTCGTTATGTGATTTGTCAGAATGCAGTTCTGCCAGTATTCTGGAGGAGCTACAAATCGAGCGGTTGGGAAAGAAtcaaaggggaaaaaaaaaaaatatatgtatataaatacatatatattatatacacatgtatatatttatgtacatacgtatacatttatgtacatacgtatacatttatgtacatacgtatacatttatgtacatacgtatacatttatgtacatacgtatacatttatgtacagccatatacatttattacaAACGTCCACAAATAACTACGCATGAAGAACAACATTGTAAGTAGCACTAGCGTAATCTCCTTTTTATAAaggattttttttatattcactCAATGTTTATTCGTTCGTTCGTTTGTTTATCTGTTTTTTGATGattcaatttattattatttttttaaattacttgTTTTGTGCCAATGATTCAAGCGCACAGGTTGAATGAAGGTTTGTAGCTTGTTTAAAGatgtaaaatgaatataaataaaaggagAATATTAAAAGGACGATTACCTTTTTAATCATCcttaaaaagataaatttaaAGTTTGGAATAAGGGGCTTTCATCTAAATGCATAAGACTGAAACTTactgtatatgcatatttttgcgtatattcatatatttttttgtttgcttGAATTTGCACGTACATGTACAAATACATACTTATAcccatatgcacatatatatatatataaatatatgcaggAAGTATTGGTGCATATGATTGTCTACAATATCCCTTTGATAAATGAcggcatatatgtatacttattaaaaattaaaaaacgaGACCTTATTAAAAACatgtaaaattatgtttattatgattatattatttttagctTCTCTCTTCCTTTCTTCgctctattttttcttgttctCTTTACTAtttaatagtatatatatatatatatatatatacgttttagtattaaaatgtaaaaagaaaGTAGACGTTAGAgtcttaataaaaatgtgctaaaaatatgtatatacaaatatggacaaaataataagaataaaatacacaacttgaaaaaaaaaaaaaaaaatataataaaataactcTCAGCAAAGattaaaaattcataattatttttaacccttaaaaaaattataacaatgaAATAATGGAAGCAGATGGTATACTAATTAAAATCATAAATTGTTAAAAGTTCATATAATGAAggcataaattttaatatattattaaaatgatgGGTATAAAAATGCAGCATAAATAATAGCGGTAGAAAATGTCCATTTAATaggatataatattatacataaatatgtatgaaaaaaaaaaattgatcagaaaaacaaataaataaaatatttactataCTCATTTACTGTTCcttatatttgaaatattagaTAGATGTCCAAAGGTGTTATTACCCCAATACTAAAAGAGTAAATTATCTTTCTTACATTCAAAATAACgtaattaaatgtaaatacgCCAAACgttaatttaattaagcatatatataataaaatattttaactaagatattatattatatattattaatttatatgtaaacatttataagtatttataattaaacataTGGGGAATTATTCtaataactttttaaattaaaaatatttagtaaatattatgtacttcttttagtttttatatattttatgcagttttacataatttttgtgGTTTTAcctatataaatgaatatctatctatatgcacgaactacaaaaaaaaaaaaaaaaattaattgtaaAGTAATTTTTGCAACCCACTACCTCGTAAAAATTTTCAGTTATATAGCAAGGGTTctgtaaagaaaaaaaggataatactatatatataataaggaaaacaaacaaaaaatattttgttaaccAATTTTACAtgaatacttttttatataagaaaaaaaaaaaaaaaaaattttagatataatgcacgaaaaaaaaaataaattattcaataaggtaaaatatacatttttattagaaagtatttgaaatattagaaacattagaaaatatattagcaaaaattggaaaaaaattggaacagtagaaaaactataaaaataatttaaaactaATTCATGGGTGAATTGTTTTTCCCCCACCTCTATTTTACTTCTCGTAGGAGGTTAAAATTTTCTAAGGCAATTGTAGACCATtgcaattttattataaaaaagaattctctttttatttttaaaataatatacttacatatatttatatgtatacatgtatatataatattatatatatatgatgctAGCTCCttttaactattttttaatagtacattattgtgcatatatacatatatatatgtatatttacacgTGTATGTAACTATAGAAAACTGTTTGTGTTAATAGAGAATACACTCTTTATTCTGCGTTTTACTGTGAACCATTAaaactacatatatatatatatctttatcaATAACAggataaattatataaattcctTATATAGGag
This window harbors:
- a CDS encoding EVP1; translation: MTIKKKIRFDNKVEKKQENRDSSNDEYYKNCNLCLGIIKFYNALGGKDYKLKSDAKIKMNNSRAYTKTNKKKDNNKEKFHIINTTSHDYDKKSYKKHYIRTITSGKNLVYYKNNDKHCACNCKEKKEILKSKGTLSKASSCASISSISDSSNMDYNKTDYDKVSSHLFGLSTLFYKEKIDIVNMSKKLTKDYLKCFKELSKSISDICENNFTHSYEEFIEIDNKMNPLNENKIEKYYYAYHRIVYTFLFFLHEILQKQDALQLSFESLPLYLQLDKQGLVENIMQTEPIINNLNEKNYKSTNNNATAERKKINEYLKQIHGDIKDYIKDLNEYLKLFFDYGNKEKLFNEPALFSYSLFFDYYVDILNKTLNLFNIHLKSTRHEQQEDQNPRNLVESLFSDNMYRLLLADKYMDSKYSNFIYLMLNIIDYFRVLIAAIMVYLNMRNIDSHFSDIEIGKIKFKDAMKFLTYFVKHQNVNRSIFKSQENKKQNVH